The Chitinophaga niabensis genome segment AACTGGGTGGAAATGAATTTGATGATGTGTACTACGATAAACAATTTTTCCTGGATGCCAACGCATCGTATAAAATAACCAAACAATTACGCGTATTTGCAGAAGCGAATAACCTCACCAATCAGCCCCTGCGTTATTACCAGGGCGCATCTGACAGGACGATGCAAATGGAATACTATCGTCCGCGTTACAACTTTGGTTTTAAGTTTGATCTGTAAAATTTTCGTAAATGGTAAGAATCATAATAGCAGCGGCAGTATTACTCTGTGCATGTAAAAGCCGGCATGCGCCTATAAAAGAAAATGCGCTTAAACCTGCAGTGATCACACAGCAGGTGGGCGCAGATACAGATGATCCTGCGATCTGGATCAATCACAGGGATACCCTGAAAAGCCTGGTACTGGGTACTGATAAAGCTACAGACGGTGGTTTGTATGCTTTTGACCTGGAAGGCAGGATCGTGAACAAAGTAACAGGCCTTAAACGCCCCAATAATGTAGATATCGCCTATGGGCTGAAGATCAATGGTGTGCCAACAGATATCGCCGTATTAACGGAAAGGGAAACTAACAGCATCCGCATTTTCAAACTGCCGGAACTGACACCTATCGATAATGGCGGTATCGTTGTATTTGCAGGAGAAACTGAGCAGTCGCCTATGGGGGTGGCATTATATACCCGTCCGAAAGACTCGGCCATCTTTGCTATCGTAGGCCGCAAGAGTGGTCCGGTGGACCAGTACCTCTGGCAATACCGTCTCAGTGATGATGGCAAAGGTGCCGTGCAGGCTACTGTGGTAAGGAAGTTTGGAAAGTACAGTGGTAAAAAGGAAATAGAGGCCATTGCGGTGGACGATCAGCCCGGCTACATTTACTATTCAGATGAAACCGTAGGTATAAGGAAGTATGTTGCGGACCCTGATGCGAAGGCGGATGGGGAGCTGGTATTGTTTGGTACAGAGGGTTTCGTGTCCGATCATGAAGGTATTTCTATTTATCCCGTATCAGATAGCACCGGGTACATCCTGGTATCCAATCAGCAGAACAACACCTTTATGGTGTACAGGAGAGAAGGTGAGGCTGGAAATCCCCATCAGCACAAGCTGTTATCCGAGGTGCCGGTATCCACTATTGAAAGTGACGGTTCTGAGATAACTGCTGTGCCGCTGGGAGATAAATTTCCGAAAGGGTTGTTTGTAGCAATGAGCAATGGTAAAGTATTCCATTATTATTCCTGGGAAGCGTTACTTGCCTTTATCAACAGCCATCCTTACAGCCAGGCCCGTTAGTACACTGGCCATAAACCATTTCTGTACGCGGACCCATTTTGGATTGGATGCAAACCACTGCATAACTTTTGCCGATATCATCACAATAATGAAGTTAACGGTAAAGCTCACGGTGAGCTGGGTGAAACCCAGGATCAGGCTTTGTGAAAGCACATTGCCGTTAGCAGGGTGAATGAATTGAGGGAAGAGGGATAAGTAAAATACCGCTACTTTGGGATTGAGCATACTGGTAAAGATGCCCATCGCAAAAAGTTTCGCAGGTTTATCCGCCTTCATTTCATGCTGTGTTTCAAAAACGCTTTTGCTTCCGGGCTTACAGGCTTCCCATGCCAGGTACAGGAGATAGAGCACGCCGAGTGTCTTGAGTACTGCGTAAGCATAGGGAATGGTCATCAGCACCGCTGTGAGCCCAAAAGACACCAATACGATGTGAAACAATAATCCGCATGCAATGCCGAGCAGGGA includes the following:
- a CDS encoding phytase is translated as MVRIIIAAAVLLCACKSRHAPIKENALKPAVITQQVGADTDDPAIWINHRDTLKSLVLGTDKATDGGLYAFDLEGRIVNKVTGLKRPNNVDIAYGLKINGVPTDIAVLTERETNSIRIFKLPELTPIDNGGIVVFAGETEQSPMGVALYTRPKDSAIFAIVGRKSGPVDQYLWQYRLSDDGKGAVQATVVRKFGKYSGKKEIEAIAVDDQPGYIYYSDETVGIRKYVADPDAKADGELVLFGTEGFVSDHEGISIYPVSDSTGYILVSNQQNNTFMVYRREGEAGNPHQHKLLSEVPVSTIESDGSEITAVPLGDKFPKGLFVAMSNGKVFHYYSWEALLAFINSHPYSQAR
- a CDS encoding LysE family translocator codes for the protein MIPFDQLLLFILAALVMVITPGPNMIYLISRSVTQGRKAGLTSLLGIACGLLFHIVLVSFGLTAVLMTIPYAYAVLKTLGVLYLLYLAWEACKPGSKSVFETQHEMKADKPAKLFAMGIFTSMLNPKVAVFYLSLFPQFIHPANGNVLSQSLILGFTQLTVSFTVNFIIVMISAKVMQWFASNPKWVRVQKWFMASVLTGLAVRMAVDKGK